In a single window of the Metopolophium dirhodum isolate CAU chromosome 2, ASM1992520v1, whole genome shotgun sequence genome:
- the LOC132939113 gene encoding corepressor interacting with RBPJ 1 encodes MGKGFNNYMCKKFFHPASRDNLKRVWMAEQKSDKDKKRQEELRLQYEKEQDLYNNKALLSKESKDKLSVNFMYEPPPGAKKEREREDNEPEYKFEWQRKFNAPREDYCKGDQEIRDQPFGIQVRNVRCIKCHKWGHINTDKECSLFNQASISEAVTSNATNGSSANKKTQELIKQMREDGLELKKSAASTQQQISFNNNEDSDTELFMYVRTLSRRKKMKLLKRLDRMDKIMMREQRLISKKEKLSKKQKKNKKESSDSSD; translated from the exons ATGGGGAaaggttttaataattacatgtgTAAAAAGTTCTTTCATCCAGCGTCAAGAGATAATTTAAAACGA gtatggATGGCAGAACAAAAATCGgataaagataaaaaacgtCAAGAAGAACTACGTTTACAGTATGAAAAAGAACAAGATCTTTATAATAACaa ggCATTGTTGTCAAAAGAAAGCAAAGATAAGTTAAGTGTAAATTTCATGTATGAACCACCACCGGGTGCCAAAAAAGAAAGGGAACGTGAAGACAATGAGCcagaatataaatttgaatggCAAAGAAAATTTAATGCCCCCAGAGAaga TTATTGCAAAGGGGATCAAGAAATTCGTGACCAGCCATTTGGTATTCAAGTAAGGAACGTCAGATGTATAAAATGCCACAAATGGGGTCATATTAATACTG aCAAAGAATGCTCCTTATTCAACCAAGCAAGCATATCTGAAGCTGTAACAAGTAATGCAACAAATGGTTCTAGTGccaataaaaaaacacaagaattaataaaacaaatgcgAGAAGATGGTTTGGAATTGAAAAAAAGTGCTGCTTCTACCCAACAACAAATATCATTTAAT aataaCGAGGATAGCGATACAGAGCTCTTTATGTATGTTAGAACATTAAGTAGaaggaaaaaaatgaaattactcaa acgTTTGGATAGAATGGACAAAATTATGATGAGAGAACAAAGGTTGatatcaaaaaaagaaaagctttctaagaaacaaaaaaaaaataaaaaagaaagcAGCGACTCTTCAGATTAA
- the LOC132939111 gene encoding caspase-3-like, producing MEQHHRKLINKRMSELVSVTFDLKAIVDILFERVVINKWMKDYILGNEGESSKTTKLYEVIQGRGPDAFTDICEVLKETNNIKAYDILTSKTCEKEEDQLSPLDKEFNKIILNHDDSYVKVHPELKIMEKYEAKLNTDFKVYPMESNPKGHALVLNINNIKYRDERKGSAVDMANLMKLFQGLGYIVHPKVDLTEKQFKNVINEFINICEKEKANSIVVFIMSHGEAGKESTRSSNILAADGKLINTDWIIEQFVFNYIQHVPKLFFIQACRGKNSDFGWKYHDGENNHLHDDSTTLSPNTTIERRYEDVFVAYATIPGHTAKRDPIEGSWFVQNLCEVIRKNAYNTELNAMMLMVDKEIENLNSIHHGFQTVEWSFRGFNKWFFFNPGVYQDNSKPDTVMTTSTKPPTDV from the exons ATGGAACAACATCATCGAAAATTGATTAATAAGCGTATGTCAGAATTAGTATCTGTTACTTTTGATTTGAAAGCCATTGTGGATATTCTATTTGAAAgagttgtaattaataaatggaTGAAAGACTATATTTTG GGTAATGAGGGAGAATCATCCAAAACAACAAAGTTGTACGAAGTAATCCAAGGACGGGGACCTGACGCATTTACAGATATATGTGAAGTATTAAAAGAAACCAACAACATAAAAGCTTACGACATTTTAACTTCCAAAACATG CGAAAAAGAGGAAGATCAATTAAGTCCATTGGACAAAGAATTTaacaaaatcatattaaatcatGATGACTCGTATGTCAAAGTTCATCCTGAACTCAAAATCATGGAAAAATATGAAGCAAAATTGAACACTgat TTTAAGGTTTACCCAATGGAATCAAATCCTAAGGGACATGCgttggttttaaatattaataatataaaatatagagacGAAAGAAAAGGATCAGCTGTTGACATGGCTAacttaatgaaattatttcaaGGTCTTGGATATATTGTTCACCCAAAAGTAGATTTAACTGAAAAA caATTTAAGAATGTTATTAATGAGTTCATTAATATATGTGAAAAGGAAAAAGCTAACtctattgttgtttttataatgagTCACGGTGAAGCTGGAAAAGAGTCAACCAGATCATCAAATATATTGGCCGCGGATGGCAAACTAATAAATACAGACTGGATAATTGAACAATTTGTGTTCAATTATATTCAACATGTaccaaagttattttttattcaagcatgtcg AGGAAAGAATAGTGATTTTGGTTGGAAATACCACGATGGTGAAAATAATCACTTACACGATGATAGTACCACTTTGTCTCCAAATACCACAATTGAACGACGTTATGAAGATGTATTCGTAGCATATGCCACTATTCCTG ggcATACTGCCAAACGTGATCCGATAGAGGGGTCGTGGTTTGTACAAAACTTGTGTGAGGTAATTCGTAAAAATGCCTATAACACTGAATTGAATGCAATGATGTTAAtg gtGGACAAAGAAATAGAAAATCTGAATAGCATCCATCATGGATTTCAAACAGTAGAATGGTCTTTTAGAGGTTTCAACAAATGGTTTTTCTTTAATCCGGGCGTCTATCAAGATAATTCAAAACCTGACACTGTAATGACTACTTCAACCAAACCTCCTACTGATGTTTAA